A single genomic interval of Stieleria maiorica harbors:
- a CDS encoding MBL fold metallo-hydrolase: MQLHCLGTAGYHPNEDRHTSCYFLPQSGIVLDAGTGLFRLTELIRTPTLDILLSHAHLDHVAGLTFLLDVLHQRPVDRLRIWGEKEKLAAIKQHLFSRLLFPVQIDAEFREIDDLRQFAIGDCTIDWRHQQHPGASVGYRIRWDDGTRLLYLTDTTGDDSGEAIRWNSGADLMMHECYFPDAKAQWATKTGHTYSSRVARIAAASAPQQLVLTHVNPVDPQPDVMLREVSEALRRRKIPVRLASDRDVIEFGG; this comes from the coding sequence ATGCAACTGCATTGCCTCGGAACGGCCGGGTATCACCCCAACGAGGATCGACACACGAGCTGCTATTTCTTGCCGCAAAGCGGGATCGTGCTCGACGCGGGAACGGGGCTGTTTCGGTTGACGGAGCTGATTCGGACGCCGACGCTGGACATTCTGCTCAGCCACGCCCACTTGGATCATGTCGCCGGGCTGACGTTCTTGCTGGACGTTCTGCATCAACGCCCCGTCGATCGGCTGCGGATTTGGGGAGAAAAGGAGAAACTGGCGGCGATCAAACAGCACTTGTTTTCGCGATTGTTGTTCCCCGTCCAGATCGACGCGGAATTCCGAGAAATCGACGATTTGCGTCAGTTTGCGATCGGCGACTGCACGATCGACTGGCGTCACCAGCAACACCCCGGGGCATCGGTCGGCTATCGAATCCGCTGGGACGACGGCACACGGTTGTTGTACTTGACCGACACGACGGGCGACGACAGCGGCGAGGCGATTCGCTGGAATTCGGGGGCGGATCTGATGATGCACGAGTGCTATTTTCCGGACGCCAAAGCCCAGTGGGCGACCAAAACAGGGCACACCTACAGCAGCCGCGTGGCGCGGATTGCTGCCGCGTCGGCGCCGCAACAGCTGGTCCTGACCCACGTCAACCCGGTCGATCCGCAGCCCGATGTGATGCTCCGGGAAGTCAGCGAGGCGCTCCGGCGGCGAAAAATCCCGGTCCGCTTGGCGTCCGATCGCGATGTGATCGAATTCGGCGGCTGA
- a CDS encoding TrmH family RNA methyltransferase gives MTDRGPLECVTIDSIDDPRLADFRNLRRRPTGRVFDSSHFVVEGQLITQRLIASDYPLRSVVVEDGRDLSVLGGLGGRMPVYVLSRDQMRQLSGFDFHRGFLASADRQPPGAISDFHDDPVSLALVQTTDMENLGSMVRTAAALGIRQVLIDPRSVDPFSRRAMRVSMGAVLGMRWLAMNQPADDLRTLASRGVVSLASTLASDAVSIDQVARNADPMVLVMGNEAQGLPTEVQQAATRRVTIPMATASGCGQLVDSLNVSVAAAILLYELTRQV, from the coding sequence ATGACCGACCGCGGCCCGCTGGAATGTGTCACGATCGATTCGATCGACGACCCGCGTCTTGCTGACTTTCGAAACCTGAGACGGCGCCCGACCGGACGCGTGTTCGACTCGTCTCACTTTGTCGTCGAGGGGCAATTGATCACACAGCGGTTGATCGCCAGCGATTATCCGCTGCGATCGGTGGTGGTCGAAGACGGCCGCGACCTCAGCGTGCTCGGCGGGCTCGGCGGCCGAATGCCCGTGTACGTGCTTTCACGTGATCAGATGCGTCAGCTGTCGGGGTTCGATTTTCATCGCGGCTTTCTGGCCAGCGCCGATCGTCAACCTCCGGGCGCGATCAGTGACTTCCACGACGATCCGGTGTCACTGGCGCTGGTCCAGACGACGGACATGGAGAACTTGGGCTCAATGGTGCGTACGGCTGCGGCGTTGGGGATCCGCCAGGTCCTGATCGACCCCCGATCGGTCGACCCGTTTTCTCGGCGAGCGATGCGAGTCAGCATGGGGGCGGTCCTGGGCATGCGTTGGCTGGCGATGAACCAACCGGCCGACGATCTGCGAACACTGGCAAGTCGTGGAGTCGTCAGTCTGGCTTCGACGCTGGCATCCGATGCCGTCTCCATCGATCAGGTCGCGCGGAATGCGGATCCGATGGTTTTGGTGATGGGGAACGAGGCCCAAGGGTTGCCGACCGAGGTGCAGCAGGCGGCGACGCGTCGGGTGACCATCCCGATGGCCACCGCCTCGGGTTGCGGGCAGTTGGTCGACAGCCTGAACGTCTCGGTGGCGGCCGCGATCTTGCTGTACGAGTTGACACGACAGGTGTAA
- a CDS encoding dihydrodipicolinate synthase family protein yields MPKPISGILTPNITPVDRDGRVDEDTLRRYVDWLIEKGVDGLYPNGSTGEFIRFTAEERRRIVEVVVDQTDGRVPVLAGAAEANSKETIAACEAYGAMGVRAVAIVAPFYYRLSDQGVYAYFREIADAVSVDVTLYNIPQFASPISVETVVRLASECPRVVGIKDSSGDLPNMMRMISQIRPLREDFCFLTGWDAALVPMLVAGANGGTNATSGVVPELTRAIHRSVVAGDIEQAMKLQYQLLPLFDAMLSIGEFPEGFRAGARSRGWDLGPGRVPISERQRDAIAAAQLQIDDLLNEFVDAPTPGVSNLVIEKIVHQVMSQLKTH; encoded by the coding sequence ATGCCCAAACCGATCTCTGGAATCCTGACCCCCAACATCACGCCTGTCGATCGTGACGGTCGTGTGGACGAAGACACGCTGCGTCGGTACGTGGATTGGTTGATCGAGAAAGGCGTCGACGGCTTGTACCCCAACGGCAGCACGGGGGAATTCATCCGGTTTACCGCCGAGGAACGCCGGCGAATCGTCGAGGTCGTGGTGGACCAGACCGACGGCCGAGTGCCGGTCTTGGCCGGTGCGGCCGAAGCCAATTCCAAGGAGACGATTGCGGCGTGTGAGGCGTATGGCGCGATGGGTGTGCGGGCAGTCGCGATCGTGGCCCCGTTTTATTACCGGCTTTCCGACCAAGGCGTGTACGCGTATTTCCGTGAAATCGCCGATGCCGTCTCGGTCGACGTCACGCTGTACAACATCCCCCAATTCGCCTCGCCGATTTCCGTCGAAACCGTCGTGCGGCTGGCGTCGGAATGCCCGCGTGTCGTCGGCATCAAAGACAGCTCGGGTGACCTGCCGAACATGATGCGGATGATTTCGCAGATCCGCCCCCTGCGCGAAGACTTTTGTTTTCTCACCGGTTGGGATGCGGCGTTGGTGCCGATGCTGGTGGCCGGCGCCAACGGCGGAACCAACGCGACCAGCGGCGTCGTTCCCGAATTGACCCGTGCGATCCACCGCAGCGTGGTCGCCGGGGACATCGAACAAGCGATGAAGTTGCAATACCAGTTGCTGCCGCTATTCGACGCCATGCTCTCCATCGGCGAATTCCCCGAAGGGTTTCGTGCGGGCGCCCGATCGCGTGGCTGGGACCTCGGCCCGGGACGCGTCCCGATTTCCGAGCGGCAACGTGACGCCATTGCAGCGGCTCAGCTGCAGATCGATGATTTACTGAACGAGTTCGTCGACGCGCCGACACCCGGCGTGTCCAATTTAGTGATCGAAAAAATCGTGCATCAGGTGATGTCGCAACTGAAGACACACTGA
- a CDS encoding DUF1501 domain-containing protein, which translates to MNPLNRSRRWFLRDCGVGLGAIAAAQLMADQSTATSPGDPLAVRAPHFPAKVKNVIFLFMAGAPSHLELFDHKPQLAKFDGTLPPAELLDGYRAAFIDPNSKLLGPKFKFARHGQCGAEISEILPHTAKVADDLTIVKSMTTDAFNHAPAQIMMNTGSQLFGKPSLGSWTLYGLGSESKDLPGFVVFSSGSKGPSGGNSNWGSGFLPTVYSGVQLRSVGDPVLYLSNPPGVDSRAQRDALDAITQLNEQRLSVTGDPEIATRINSFEMAYRMQSSAPELMDIRSETRQTLDLYGADPDKPSFAKNCLLARRLVERGVRFVQLFHEAWDQHGNLVGGLKTNCRDTDQACAALVQDLKRRGMLDETLVIWGGEFGRTPMVQGGGNDGRDHHPNAFTMWMAGGGMRPGTTLGESDDFGFNVTRDRVHVRDLHATILNLLGFDHTRLSVKFQGLDQRLTGVEPARVVREILA; encoded by the coding sequence ATGAACCCTTTGAATCGATCACGGCGCTGGTTCTTGCGAGATTGCGGCGTCGGCCTGGGAGCGATCGCGGCGGCGCAGTTGATGGCCGACCAATCGACGGCAACGTCGCCGGGCGACCCGCTGGCGGTCCGCGCGCCGCACTTTCCGGCCAAAGTCAAGAACGTGATCTTTCTGTTCATGGCCGGCGCGCCCAGCCATTTAGAACTGTTCGATCACAAGCCCCAGTTGGCCAAGTTCGATGGCACGTTGCCGCCGGCAGAATTGCTGGATGGTTATCGTGCGGCGTTCATCGATCCGAATTCAAAGTTATTGGGGCCGAAATTCAAATTCGCCCGTCACGGCCAGTGTGGAGCGGAAATCAGCGAGATCTTGCCGCACACGGCCAAGGTCGCCGATGACTTGACGATCGTCAAATCGATGACGACCGACGCGTTCAACCACGCGCCGGCGCAAATCATGATGAACACCGGATCCCAGTTGTTCGGCAAACCCAGCCTGGGATCGTGGACGTTGTACGGATTGGGCAGCGAGTCGAAAGACTTGCCGGGATTCGTCGTGTTCAGCAGCGGCAGCAAAGGCCCCAGCGGCGGCAACAGCAATTGGGGCAGCGGATTCTTGCCGACCGTGTACTCCGGTGTCCAGCTCCGCAGCGTCGGTGATCCGGTGCTGTATCTGTCCAACCCGCCGGGCGTGGATTCGCGGGCCCAGCGTGACGCACTCGACGCGATCACACAGCTCAATGAGCAACGTTTGTCGGTGACCGGCGATCCGGAGATTGCGACGCGGATCAATTCGTTCGAGATGGCTTACCGCATGCAGTCGTCGGCGCCGGAATTGATGGACATTCGATCCGAGACCCGGCAAACGCTGGACCTGTACGGCGCCGACCCCGACAAACCTTCGTTTGCCAAGAACTGTTTGTTGGCGCGCCGGTTGGTCGAACGTGGGGTGAGATTTGTGCAGCTGTTCCATGAAGCGTGGGACCAACACGGCAATCTGGTCGGCGGCTTGAAAACCAATTGCCGAGACACCGACCAGGCCTGTGCGGCGCTGGTCCAGGACTTAAAGCGGCGTGGAATGTTGGACGAGACGCTGGTGATTTGGGGCGGCGAATTCGGACGCACGCCGATGGTCCAAGGCGGCGGCAATGACGGCCGCGACCACCATCCCAACGCATTCACGATGTGGATGGCCGGCGGCGGGATGCGTCCCGGGACGACACTCGGGGAGAGCGACGATTTCGGATTCAACGTCACCCGCGATCGCGTGCATGTCCGCGACCTTCACGCGACGATCCTGAACCTGCTGGGGTTCGACCACACCCGATTGAGCGTCAAGTTCCAGGGTCTCGATCAACGGCTCACCGGTGTCGAACCGGCACGCGTGGTGCGGGAGATCCTGGCGTAG
- a CDS encoding PSD1 and planctomycete cytochrome C domain-containing protein: MFRRFAALAVWLAAFGPALAETDSESIDFANQVRPILSDACFACHGPDEESRAADLRLDDPESAAAVIESGDASSSELYARLVESDPELKMPPPDSGKQLDAAQIAILKRWIDQGAEFETHWAFVAPSRPQPPRVGPSDWVKNPIDAFVARTLESEGLFPSPVADHRTLIRRLSLDLTGLPPEPAFVTAWLKRLENDGESAYQDLVGVLLQSSHYGEHWARMWLDAARYADSDGYEKDKPRQAWFYRDWVVDSFNHDRPYDDFLVRQIAGDLLPGATQADHVATGFLRNSMVNEEGGADPEQFRMEAMFDRMDAIGKSILGLTIQCAQCHTHKYDPIEQHEYYGMFAFLNNTHDAIIPVYTDGEQNRRDQVLKQIADQERLIKTAIPDWRERMHAWASDVTARDQPDWTPIELSFLDRTLGGSKFLPQEDRSYLCQSYAPTNFNPQGTGTYHRNRLTGLRLELLTHPNLPRSGPGRSVDGTWALSELTAEVALSLSPDQTTRVKFNRAVADRSPPVAELKPRYDNKKSQKRVTGGIDFAIDGDETTAWTNEVDTPQSNISQTAWFEFESPIEIPDGQHAIVTVHLAQRHGGWNSDDNQTFNIGRFRVSLTGDAIPEFDPLPPAVDSIVRRPPAQWSPDDEAAVFAHWRTTVPEAERYNAAIDQAWKSHPLGTTQLTLGRRDTPRTTSLLARGDFLSPVEPVTPHVPAFLHQLKTDDAPPRLQFARWLASDESPTTARSIVNRIWQAYFGVGLVETSDDLGTQSAPPSHPELMDFLAVELVDNGWSLKHLHRLIVSSATYRQSSRLTPELSGRDPYNRLLARGARFRVPAETVRDITLAASGLLNRSIGGPSVYPPAPEFLFKPPVSYGPKVWEVAEDAQRYRRALYTFRFRSVPYPMLENFDAVPGNLSCVRRSMSNTPMQALTSLNEPMFLEAAIALAAKTIREVAETGDDARIRFAFQRCVGRAPSADERRVLADYLHGQRTRLESQSLSADQILSSGALLEVGDLEADELAAWSLLCRVILNLDETITRE, translated from the coding sequence ATGTTTCGACGATTCGCCGCCCTCGCGGTCTGGCTTGCCGCGTTCGGACCGGCCCTGGCTGAAACTGATTCGGAAAGCATCGATTTTGCCAACCAGGTCCGTCCGATCCTCTCGGACGCCTGTTTCGCCTGCCACGGTCCGGACGAAGAATCCCGCGCGGCCGACCTGCGTTTGGACGACCCCGAATCCGCCGCAGCCGTGATCGAGTCGGGCGACGCATCATCCAGCGAGCTGTATGCCCGGTTGGTGGAATCCGACCCCGAGTTGAAAATGCCGCCGCCCGATTCGGGCAAACAACTCGACGCGGCGCAGATCGCCATCTTGAAACGTTGGATCGACCAGGGTGCCGAATTTGAAACGCATTGGGCATTTGTCGCGCCGTCGCGACCGCAGCCCCCACGTGTCGGGCCTTCGGATTGGGTGAAGAATCCGATCGACGCATTCGTCGCAAGAACGCTGGAATCGGAGGGGCTTTTCCCTTCGCCGGTCGCCGATCACCGAACGTTGATCCGTCGTCTGTCGTTGGACCTGACGGGGCTGCCGCCGGAACCGGCATTTGTCACCGCGTGGCTCAAGCGGCTGGAAAACGACGGCGAATCGGCGTACCAGGATCTGGTCGGCGTGCTGCTGCAATCCAGCCACTACGGCGAACATTGGGCGCGGATGTGGTTGGACGCGGCTCGCTATGCCGACTCGGACGGCTATGAAAAAGACAAACCCCGCCAGGCGTGGTTTTATCGCGACTGGGTCGTCGATTCTTTCAACCACGATCGACCCTACGACGATTTTCTGGTGCGGCAAATCGCCGGGGACTTGCTGCCCGGTGCGACCCAAGCGGACCACGTCGCGACCGGATTCTTGCGCAATTCGATGGTCAACGAAGAAGGCGGCGCCGACCCCGAACAGTTCCGCATGGAAGCGATGTTCGACCGCATGGACGCGATCGGCAAATCCATCCTGGGGCTGACGATCCAGTGCGCCCAATGCCACACACACAAATACGACCCGATCGAGCAACACGAATACTACGGCATGTTCGCGTTTCTCAACAACACACACGACGCGATCATCCCGGTCTACACCGACGGCGAACAGAATCGCCGCGATCAAGTGTTGAAGCAAATCGCTGATCAAGAACGTTTGATCAAAACCGCGATCCCCGACTGGCGCGAACGCATGCATGCCTGGGCCAGCGACGTGACGGCTCGCGATCAACCAGACTGGACACCGATCGAGTTGTCGTTCTTGGACCGGACGCTGGGCGGATCCAAGTTTCTGCCGCAAGAGGATCGATCCTATCTGTGCCAGAGCTACGCGCCGACCAACTTTAATCCGCAGGGCACCGGGACGTATCATAGGAACCGGTTGACGGGGTTGCGGTTGGAATTGTTGACACACCCGAACCTGCCGCGGAGCGGACCGGGACGAAGCGTGGACGGAACGTGGGCGCTCAGCGAGTTGACGGCCGAGGTCGCGTTGTCGCTCAGTCCCGATCAAACGACACGGGTGAAATTCAACCGCGCCGTCGCCGACCGGTCTCCTCCGGTCGCGGAACTGAAACCACGCTACGACAACAAGAAGAGTCAGAAACGCGTCACCGGAGGAATCGACTTTGCCATCGACGGCGATGAAACGACCGCTTGGACCAACGAAGTCGACACGCCGCAGAGCAACATCTCGCAAACGGCGTGGTTCGAGTTCGAGTCCCCGATCGAAATCCCCGACGGCCAGCACGCGATCGTCACCGTCCATCTGGCCCAACGTCACGGCGGCTGGAACAGCGACGACAACCAGACGTTCAACATCGGGCGGTTTCGCGTTTCGCTGACCGGCGACGCGATCCCCGAGTTCGATCCGCTGCCGCCTGCGGTCGACTCGATCGTGAGACGCCCGCCGGCGCAATGGTCACCCGATGATGAAGCCGCGGTGTTTGCGCATTGGCGAACAACGGTGCCCGAAGCGGAAAGGTACAACGCAGCGATCGACCAGGCCTGGAAGTCGCATCCGCTCGGGACGACGCAATTGACACTCGGCCGCCGCGACACACCGCGAACAACGTCACTGCTGGCCCGGGGAGATTTTCTCAGCCCGGTGGAACCGGTCACTCCGCACGTGCCGGCGTTTTTGCATCAGCTGAAAACCGACGACGCTCCGCCGCGACTGCAATTCGCACGGTGGCTGGCGTCGGACGAATCACCGACGACGGCGCGCTCGATCGTCAATCGGATCTGGCAAGCCTATTTCGGCGTCGGCCTGGTCGAAACCAGTGACGACCTGGGGACGCAAAGCGCGCCACCCTCGCATCCCGAGCTGATGGATTTCCTGGCCGTGGAATTGGTCGACAACGGTTGGAGCCTGAAGCATTTACATCGCTTGATCGTCAGCTCGGCGACCTATCGGCAATCGTCGCGTTTGACACCCGAGCTTTCTGGGCGTGACCCCTACAACCGCCTGTTGGCCCGCGGGGCACGTTTCCGGGTTCCCGCCGAAACGGTCCGCGACATCACGCTGGCGGCCAGCGGCTTGCTCAATCGCAGCATCGGCGGACCGAGTGTGTATCCGCCGGCACCGGAGTTTCTGTTCAAACCGCCGGTCAGCTATGGGCCGAAGGTTTGGGAGGTCGCCGAAGACGCCCAGCGTTATCGACGGGCGTTGTACACATTCCGGTTTCGCAGCGTCCCCTATCCGATGCTGGAAAATTTTGACGCCGTGCCGGGGAATCTGTCCTGCGTGCGCCGCAGCATGTCCAACACACCGATGCAGGCACTGACGTCGCTCAACGAGCCGATGTTTTTGGAGGCTGCGATCGCGTTGGCCGCCAAAACGATTCGCGAAGTGGCAGAGACGGGCGACGACGCACGAATCCGATTCGCATTCCAGCGCTGTGTCGGACGTGCCCCGAGTGCGGACGAGCGACGAGTGTTGGCTGACTACCTGCATGGTCAACGAACTCGGCTGGAATCGCAATCGCTGTCGGCCGACCAGATTCTGTCGTCCGGCGCGCTGTTGGAGGTCGGTGATTTGGAGGCGGACGAATTAGCGGCATGGTCGCTCCTGTGCCGCGTGATTTTGAACTTGGATGAAACGATCACTCGAGAATAG
- a CDS encoding D-2-hydroxyacid dehydrogenase: MRIVLCYPVGQKHIDQIQAAAPDYEVVNAGQERIDELLPTAEIFIGHAKVPVNWDRVLEAGKLRWIQSSAAGLDHCLVPGVIENDAIVVSSASGLFAPQVAEQTFSLLFGVIRRAPLFFRAEARREFVRLPTDDLRGKTVGIVGLGGNGRFLARVLAPWDVRLVATDYYPVDCPPEVSQLWPADQLDRLLAESDVVILTLPLNAGTKGVFDAERFAKMKRGSYLINVARGSVVQEQALCDALASGHLAGAGLDVTEVEPLPPESKLWDDPKVMISPHVGAQSHRRVDDSTALAVINLKRYQAGEPVYNRVDKRLGFPHPSAVYRGQA, from the coding sequence ATGCGAATCGTTCTTTGTTACCCCGTCGGCCAGAAACACATCGACCAGATTCAAGCCGCTGCGCCGGACTATGAAGTGGTCAATGCCGGCCAGGAACGCATCGACGAGTTGCTGCCGACGGCGGAGATCTTCATCGGGCACGCCAAAGTTCCCGTCAACTGGGACCGCGTGCTCGAGGCCGGCAAGTTGCGTTGGATTCAGTCCTCCGCGGCCGGGCTGGACCACTGTTTGGTGCCCGGCGTGATCGAAAACGACGCCATCGTCGTCAGCAGCGCGTCGGGGCTGTTCGCCCCCCAGGTCGCCGAGCAGACGTTTTCGTTACTGTTCGGGGTGATCCGCCGCGCCCCGTTGTTTTTTCGCGCCGAAGCACGGCGTGAATTTGTCCGCTTGCCCACCGATGATCTGCGTGGCAAAACGGTCGGGATCGTCGGCCTAGGTGGCAACGGTCGCTTCCTGGCCCGTGTGCTGGCACCTTGGGACGTGCGTCTGGTTGCCACCGATTACTACCCGGTCGATTGCCCACCGGAGGTTTCCCAGCTGTGGCCGGCCGACCAACTGGATCGGCTGTTGGCCGAAAGCGATGTGGTGATCTTGACGCTGCCGCTGAACGCCGGAACCAAGGGTGTGTTTGATGCCGAGCGGTTCGCGAAAATGAAACGCGGTTCGTACTTGATCAACGTCGCGCGGGGATCGGTGGTTCAGGAACAGGCCTTGTGCGACGCATTGGCCAGCGGTCATTTGGCCGGCGCAGGATTGGACGTGACGGAGGTGGAACCGTTGCCGCCTGAGAGCAAGCTGTGGGACGACCCCAAGGTCATGATCTCGCCGCATGTCGGAGCGCAGTCCCATCGCCGCGTCGACGACTCGACCGCTCTGGCGGTCATCAATCTGAAACGCTATCAGGCGGGAGAACCCGTTTACAACCGTGTCGACAAACGTTTGGGGTTTCCCCATCCGTCGGCGGTCTACCGTGGGCAAGCATGA
- a CDS encoding DUF547 domain-containing protein, with translation MNRLIVSTAMMFAAVLFPGGVSIRNAAAGTPVYVGQAKPQLVPMHTIDHSAWNKLLGKYVDSDGRVDYQGWHASGEDQALLDDYLQTLSTASIATDTKSTRSPRLAFWINAYNALTIKGILREYPTTSIRNHTPRLWGYHIWHDLKLHVGHQPFSLDEIEHQVLRKMGEPRIHFAIVCASIGCPRLLNEAYVPERVDEQLTANAKDFFTRRQNFRHDVAGKRFYLSAILKWFAEDFGDDQSQVLKRIAVWLPDETARRAAMDNAVSLSYLDYNWQLNAQTAR, from the coding sequence ATGAATCGACTGATTGTCTCCACTGCAATGATGTTCGCCGCTGTGCTTTTTCCGGGCGGCGTCTCTATCCGGAATGCCGCGGCGGGAACGCCGGTCTACGTCGGCCAGGCCAAGCCCCAATTGGTTCCGATGCACACGATCGACCATTCGGCGTGGAACAAATTGCTGGGCAAATATGTCGATTCCGACGGCAGGGTGGACTACCAAGGATGGCACGCGAGCGGTGAAGATCAGGCGTTGCTTGACGACTACCTGCAAACACTCTCCACGGCATCCATTGCGACAGACACGAAATCCACCCGCTCACCTCGACTGGCGTTCTGGATCAACGCCTACAACGCGCTGACCATCAAAGGGATCTTGCGCGAATACCCGACCACCAGCATTCGCAATCACACGCCGCGGCTGTGGGGATATCACATCTGGCACGACTTGAAACTGCACGTCGGACACCAACCGTTCTCGCTGGACGAAATCGAGCATCAGGTGTTGCGAAAAATGGGGGAACCGCGGATCCATTTCGCGATCGTTTGTGCGTCGATCGGTTGTCCGCGACTATTAAACGAAGCCTATGTGCCGGAGCGGGTCGACGAGCAATTGACGGCGAACGCGAAAGACTTTTTCACGCGGCGTCAGAACTTTCGCCACGACGTCGCCGGAAAACGTTTTTATCTGTCGGCGATCTTGAAATGGTTCGCCGAAGATTTCGGTGACGACCAATCGCAGGTTCTCAAACGCATCGCCGTGTGGTTGCCCGATGAGACAGCGCGGCGTGCGGCGATGGACAACGCCGTCAGCCTTTCTTATTTGGATTACAACTGGCAGCTGAACGCTCAAACCGCTCGATGA
- a CDS encoding TVP38/TMEM64 family protein — translation MILFVLLAVTVATVGFLYRDMISLQSLAERESQLRTFQSEHPLAVYAIAFGVYVAVTGLSLPGAAALTLVYGWYFGFARAIVLVSFASTAGATLAFLSSRYLLRDAVQQRYGESMKTFEKRLADEGAFYLFTLRLIPAVPFFVINLVMGLTPIRVWTFWWVSQLGMLAGTAVYVYAGSRVPNLTVLAEEGVGAVIAPAQLLQLTVAFALLGIFPLGARKILAAFR, via the coding sequence TTGATCCTCTTTGTGCTGCTGGCCGTGACGGTGGCGACCGTGGGATTCTTGTATCGCGATATGATTTCGCTGCAGTCGCTGGCCGAGCGTGAATCCCAATTGCGGACGTTTCAAAGCGAACATCCGTTGGCGGTCTATGCGATCGCGTTCGGTGTCTACGTCGCCGTCACGGGATTGTCGCTGCCGGGGGCGGCGGCGTTGACATTGGTCTACGGTTGGTACTTCGGTTTCGCCCGTGCGATTGTGCTGGTCAGTTTCGCATCGACGGCCGGGGCGACGTTGGCGTTTCTCAGCAGCCGCTATCTGCTTCGCGATGCCGTCCAACAGCGGTACGGCGAATCGATGAAGACGTTTGAGAAACGGCTGGCTGACGAGGGGGCGTTCTACCTGTTCACGCTGCGGCTGATCCCGGCCGTTCCGTTTTTCGTAATCAATTTGGTGATGGGATTGACGCCGATTCGGGTCTGGACGTTTTGGTGGGTCAGCCAATTGGGCATGTTGGCCGGGACGGCGGTCTATGTTTACGCCGGGTCCCGCGTCCCCAACCTGACCGTGCTGGCCGAAGAGGGAGTCGGTGCCGTGATCGCGCCCGCCCAGTTGCTGCAATTGACCGTCGCCTTTGCCCTGCTGGGGATTTTCCCGCTGGGGGCGCGGAAGATCCTGGCGGCGTTCCGCTAG
- the dapF gene encoding diaminopimelate epimerase: MKFTKMHGAGNDYVYVDCFSQPAPENAPELARQISHRHFGVGGDGLILIRPSESGDARMQMFNADGSESEMCGNGVRCVAKFVHDHGIAKRDALKIETGAGVLDLKLHLGEDGLVDQVTVDMGIPELVGPKVPTTIPSTRDDGRVVTAPVEFGGQTLEVTCVSMGNPHCVIFVEQASDDLVLGLGPKIETDPRFPNRINVEFVEILSPTEVRQRTWERGSGETWACGTGASAVCVAGVLAGRTERKILNHLLGGDLTLQWLAENDHVMMTGPATEVFSGEWPVR, from the coding sequence ATGAAATTCACCAAAATGCACGGCGCCGGCAACGACTACGTTTACGTCGATTGCTTTTCGCAGCCCGCCCCCGAAAATGCCCCCGAATTGGCTCGCCAAATCTCCCACCGACACTTCGGGGTCGGCGGCGACGGTTTGATCCTGATCCGCCCCAGCGAATCGGGCGACGCGCGGATGCAGATGTTCAATGCCGACGGCAGTGAAAGCGAGATGTGTGGCAACGGGGTCCGCTGCGTGGCAAAGTTCGTCCACGACCACGGTATCGCCAAGCGGGACGCGCTGAAAATCGAAACCGGTGCCGGCGTGTTGGATTTGAAGCTTCACCTGGGCGAGGACGGCTTGGTCGATCAGGTGACCGTGGACATGGGCATTCCCGAACTGGTCGGTCCCAAGGTGCCCACCACGATCCCCAGCACGCGTGACGACGGCCGCGTGGTGACCGCGCCCGTCGAATTCGGCGGTCAGACGCTGGAGGTGACGTGTGTGTCGATGGGCAATCCCCACTGCGTGATCTTCGTCGAACAGGCCAGCGACGATCTGGTCCTGGGGTTGGGGCCGAAAATCGAAACCGACCCCCGATTTCCCAATCGCATCAACGTCGAATTTGTCGAAATCCTGTCGCCGACCGAGGTGCGTCAGCGGACTTGGGAACGCGGTTCGGGCGAGACCTGGGCCTGCGGGACCGGCGCCTCGGCGGTCTGTGTCGCCGGCGTGTTGGCCGGCCGCACCGAGCGAAAGATCTTGAACCATCTGCTCGGCGGCGATCTGACGCTTCAGTGGCTGGCCGAAAACGATCACGTGATGATGACCGGGCCGGCGACGGAAGTTTTTTCGGGTGAGTGGCCGGTCCGTTGA